In Streptomyces sp. NBC_01264, one DNA window encodes the following:
- a CDS encoding UTRA domain-containing protein — protein sequence MPSNTIDADGTITRDARSRYRQRAEGGAHGAFEAETKRAGGTPRADVEVTRGAAPADVAAVLGDSADTVIRSRRMYDGERLVQLCDTYIPAFVAEAAPAVAQLDTGAGGIISRMADAGLTQAEVVEDVTQVPATAEQAEALGVEEGELLLTITHTGTTEDGRVVEVSRHTLGRGWTLRYGVPLN from the coding sequence ATGCCCAGCAACACCATCGACGCTGACGGGACGATCACCCGGGATGCACGTAGCCGCTACCGGCAGCGCGCGGAGGGTGGCGCCCACGGGGCCTTCGAAGCCGAGACGAAGCGGGCCGGCGGGACCCCCCGCGCCGATGTCGAGGTGACTCGGGGCGCTGCCCCGGCCGACGTCGCCGCCGTCCTCGGCGACAGTGCGGACACCGTGATCCGCAGCCGCCGCATGTACGACGGGGAGCGCCTGGTGCAGCTCTGCGACACGTACATCCCGGCGTTCGTCGCGGAGGCCGCGCCAGCCGTCGCGCAGCTCGACACGGGCGCGGGCGGGATCATCTCCCGCATGGCGGACGCGGGCCTGACGCAGGCGGAGGTCGTGGAGGACGTGACGCAGGTGCCGGCCACCGCCGAGCAGGCGGAGGCCCTCGGGGTCGAGGAGGGAGAGCTGCTGCTCACCATCACGCACACCGGCACCACGGAAGACGGTCGCGTGGTCGAGGTCTCCCGGCACACCCTCGGCCGGGGCTGGACGCTCCGGTACGGCGTCCCGCTGAACTGA